aataataaagcAAGTTACTCTGCTCCTGTTACGCCAGCGAGCCGCATTGGACTCCTCTCCCTCACAGGGCTGGCACACGCTGCAAGGTATGGCATGTCAGTATTATAAGGGCGCCTTCACACGCTGCAGAAAATTCGGATTCATTCATTCGGATTTCTGCAAACCCCAATCACGTGaacggaactgattttcagtcgtggaATTTTCCCTCAAATGGGGGCAGCATAGTAGAGCTCACATGTTCCCTTAGAttgctttcacacttgctttaaacttttccggtattgagttccgtcctagggatgcatcaggatgtcatcagttcactcactgtacggtttttggactgagaaaatacagcagcatgctgcgttattatctccgtccaaaattccggaacacttgccggatttggcattattttacattgaaatgcactaatgccggatccggccccaagtgttccggaaaaacggttgacaaccggagagacggatccggtattgcaattcatttgtaagacggatctggacccgtctacaaatgctatccgttttctggaactgcctgccggaatccagcaacgcgagtgtgaaagtacccttagacttaCTGGTAATTCGGTTTCCAGAGATTCCCTCATGACAGCACCACAGGAGGTTGTTCCCCTTTGACCTTCTTGGGACAGGAAGCAGAGAAGTTaaaaggtccccccccccccccccctccccgccctACCAGGATGGATGCAACCGATTCATTAAAATCATCAGAAAATCCTCTATGCAATATTTACATAGTAGTCAGTAAGGGAGGGAATGTACGGGCGCTGTCAGGAGGGAATCTCTGGAAACCGAATTACCAGTAAATCTAATTACTATTTTCCAGCTCATCCCTCATGACAGCACCGGACGTATCAAATTAAAATTTTAGGCCGGGGGAAAAACCAAGTCTCAGATCTTTATCATTAGACAGAAATACCATTCCATAGGATCAGGAATAAACCGGAGACAAACTTTTTGATTCTGCCAGAAAACTAAATCTTGATGACAGAATTTGTGAATCCAGTCGTAACTCTTAAAATGTCTCTATCTGCCGCCTTGATCAATGGTCCTACCTCTGTTTAGAGACTTAAATATTTAATTAGAGGAAGAATAATCGTCTTATTAGACATCGGCCATAAAAAAGGATGCCCTTTACCTGTAAGCCTAGTCTATAGGGTAAGTGTCATTGTGTAAAAGCGTCTCGCTCTAAAACCAGATAAACTATTGTAACATCAGATATAACCACTGCACTGAGTAAAAGTTTACTGTAGACCCCCATTTCTGTAGCCCCCCATTGCAGTTCATTTCCAAGAGCTTAATCGTTAAACAGCTAACTTCGGGTGTCTACaaggtatacagttgcaagaaaaagtatgtgaaccctttggaatggcttaaacagaagaaaataggccttctggagtggcccagtcagagtcctgacctcaacccgattgagatgctgtggcatgacctcaagaaagcgattcacaccagacatcccaagaatatggctgaactgaaacagttctgtaaagaggaatagtcaagaattactcctgaccgttgtgcacgtctgatctgcaactacaggaaacgtttggttgaagttattgctgccaaaggaggttcaaccagttaataaatccaagggttcacatactttttccacctgcactgtgaatgtttacatgatgtgttcaataaaaacatggtaacatttaattctttgtgtgttattagtttaagcagactgtgattgtctattgttgtgacttagatgaagatcagatcacattttatgaccaatttgtgcagaaatccatatcattccaaagggttcacatacttattcttGCAAATATATGTAAGAAAACCGAGCCAAGGTGACCGCACCGGCACACGGCAGCATGGACATCAACGATGAGGTAACCAAACTGCACCGTTAACTTCCTACCGGTCCAGGACGAGCTTGGGATCCCGAACCAGGAGGTGTTGGTATGAACTCAAGGGAGAAGAAAGGAGAAAGAATCCTCCTGACGAAACCAGGCCAACCGAGAACCCACCTGCCGATCTTAAGGGTTTCACAAGATCTTTACATGGCACTAgccaggagacacagggactgaggAGTGGCAAAGGGTTCCAGGACCCGAGCAGCGTACATAGCCGCAGCTTATACGTGTGAGCATGGCTGTAAGTGTGAATGTGTGCAGAGTCTCTATTGCCATTTTGTAGCCCCCCGGGTTGGCGTGCAGTGAGGGGAGTCTCCTTCCCGGAGGCGACAGAGGTGCCCTTGAGGTTATGGGTATTGGGTGCAATGAAGGCAAGGTCCCTAATGTTCATGACATCAGCACCATTAGGTGCAAATAGATAGAATAACAGAGAAGAGTTTAGTTGGGCATAAGTTGATTTAGTGAAATCCCTTGTCCTGAGGTAGATATACCAGTTTATTGCTGTAATCCATACAAGAAGACTTCCCGGCCAGGATGGCGCTGCCTCCCATATAACAGGTCCGGGTAGGATCTTTACCACATTTCAGTGCTCTGGTCACACGAATGTTCCTTAGCTTGAGGCTGACCCATACTATCTCCAGGTGTAGAGTATACTATACCCTATAAATCACATTGCTGTACACGTATATGTCTTGTACTCCTTGAATTACATACAATTTCTAGTAATATTGTCCCCGGAGGAATGTGGCTCCAAATACAGCTTTGCGCTAAACTGTATATCGTAAACAGGCTACTTCTGTCACAATGGGTCCTTACCTGAGGTCTTCACATTAGGACCCCTTTAGCTTTAACTTAACTTCCTGCCTCCTACCTTGTTACTTTTATGGGTCATGACACCAGTAGAAGGCACGTTTCCAGGCACAGAGGCGGCACGTTTCCAGGCACAGAGGCCGCGAGGCGGCACGTTTCCAGGCACAGAGGCGGCACGTTTCCAGGCACAGAGGCGGCACGTTTCCAGGCACAGAGGCGGCACGTTTCCAGGCACAGAGGCCGCGAGGCGGCACGTTTCCAGGCACAGAGGCCGCGAGGCGGCACGTTTTCCAGGCACAGAGGCCGCGAGGCGGCACGTTTTCCCAGTCACAGAGGCCGCGAGGCGGCACGTTTTCCCAGTCACAGAGGCCGCGAGGCGGCACGTTTTCCCAGTCACAGAGGCCGCGAGGCGGCACGTTTTCCCAGTCACAGAGGCCGCGAGGCGGCACGTTTCCCAGTCACAGAGGCCGCGAGGCGGCACGTTTTCCCAGTCACAGAGGCCGCGAGGCGGCACGTTTTCCCAGTCACAGAGGCCGCGAGGCGGCACGTTTTCCCAGTCACAGAGGCCGCGAGGCGGCACGTTTTCCCAGTCACAGAGGCCGCGAGGCGGCACGTTTTCCCAGTCACAGAGGCCGCGAGGCGGCACGTTTTCCCAGTCACAGAGGCCGCACGTTTCCAGGCACAGAGGCCGCGAGGCGGCACGTTTTCCCAGTCACAGAGGCCGCGAGGCGGCACGTTTTCCCAGTCACAGAGGCCGCGAGGCGGCACGTTTTCCCAGTCACAGAGGCCGCACGTTTCCAGGCACAGAGGCCGCGAGGCGGCACGTTTTCCCAGTCACAGAGGCCGCGAGGCGGCACGTTTCCAGGCACAGAGGCCGCGAGGCGGCACGTTTCCAGACAAAGTGTAAATTTTTCCTAGATAAGGAATCAAGTCAGACGTACTAAGCCAGGTTGCTAGCCTGACAGATTTAAGTCTGCGACCTTGTCAATTAAATGCAGCCTGAAAATTTTAACTCCACATTCAGTCCTCATTAAAGAAACATCTGAGCTCCCATTTAGAGCCACACACAGATTCTCAATTAAAGTAATTAGAACTGTTGAGGCAATCCAGCCGGTTAATCACAAGCACCGTTTACTTACCATTTTTGGAGTATGTGCTGCCAAAGCAAGCACCAATATTGTCATGCAGCATCTGGAGCATTGGTGAGGAGACAAGGCCCCATCCAGCTGCTGACTGTTTCAGGAACAGCAGATCTAAGCTCCATGAACCCATAGCCGTCCATAGGGAGGTCACCACCAGCTGCATTAACCCCTCATCAGGGTTAGGAGCAAGCCAGAGGGACCCACATAAGGGGTTTACTGGCACGGCCACTTTATAGGAAGGATAAGTATGAACCCACCGATCGCACCCAGGCCATCAGAGAACCCACCTATAGGCTCAGACTCCCCCAGGTGGGTTCCGGGCTGATGAGGGACCTCTTCCCCGAGAGGTGTTAGCAAAGCTATTCGAGGTATGGAAGGAGAAGCCGGACACCCCCCGATCCAAGTCCCAGCCTTAGGCCCCAAAAGTTCTTGTAGAATCTCTTCAACCCTAGAGCAGGGAACCTCTCTGCGCCTATCCCCTGTAGgaacaggaagaacactggtgggTGGAGGTGGAAGGGACCTTTTAACCTCAATGTTTCCTGTCCCAAGAAGGTCGAAGGGGAACGACCTCCTGTGGTGCCGTCATGAGGGATGAGCTGGGGGAAAAAACCCTGTCCGCTTGAACAAAGTGGAGACAGGTGTCGTTACCCTCCACATACTTAAGATCCGGCAAACTTCATGACTGATCCCAGTGACAGCTGCCTTGGTCTTAGAGACGGCAGCATCAGCCACAAGCAATgatgggcctcatttatcaaaactatcTAACAGCTATAACAACCAACCAgagctcacctttcatttttttcattttcaagaAATAAAAggagagctctgattggttgccaaaGGCAACTGGGACAGTTTTCCtgttagacagttttgataaatgaggcccaatGTGTTAGACTGTGGACGTCCAGCGCTCAGCATGGACAGCGActaccacctcatcatcctcaagCATCTCAACTCTATCGTTGGGACCACCAGTAATTTCACACTCAGCAAACTTGCTGTAGAAATGTCTCcctttcatgtgaatggggcctgcagTCAGGACAACCCGACTCGCAggtatggaacagattttcaattgCAGAACTTTCTGCAACAAATCACTTGTGTGTGAATTCACCCCAACACCGAGGAACTGAGCagaaagaattaaaggggttgcccgctTTTCCTATAGGatgaccctgccgatcagctgtgtgaagagaGCTCAGTGCTTGTAGGAGcgttgggttacctgctctccggGGACATTGCTGCGGTgatcagtgtaattacagctcctccgtcCCATTGGGAGCCGtgccattaagggtccattcacacgtctgcagtgttttgcggatacgcaaaacaccgggccggcaccccaatagaaaggtctattcttgtccgcagctgcggacaagaataggacatgttctatttctttctgGAGCCGCGcgccagaaatgcggatgcggacagcacactgaaaattttaaatgaatgggtccgcacccgttccacataattgcggaacggatccggacccattctacggacgtgtgaatgggacggaggagctgtaatcatactgctcgctgcagcaatgtCCACAGGTAAACAGTACGAGTGCtgcgttctcttcatacagctgatcgtgggACTGCCGAcagtcgacccccccccccccccctgtcgatCGGATATTGATTACatgtcctgaggataagtcatcaatataggaaaagaGGAGAAGATAATTGAGCGTCATGGGAATATCTACTGGATCAGCCAGAAAAGTGGGCTCTGTTGGAGTCCACTGGTTCCGGGGTACCCACTCTCAGCAGGGACGTGGCCTTGTATGCTTGGTGTCTCTCCATTGTCGTCTATGGGAGATGTGGAGAGTGACCCCTCTGCCTGATCCCCTTTTGCCATGGTGTAATGGAGCGTGACCACGTGGCCCTCCAGATCCTGGCTTCTACGAATCTACCCTATACCATAATGTATCGTCACCCACTCACCTGTACAATTCACTCTTTTCGGTGCGGAAGAAGTACATGAAGAGGCCGTGCAGAGGGAGGCCGGTGAATGACCAGCGGGCCTGGATGGTATTGTTCTCCGGATGGGACGTCAGCTTCAGCACGGAGATCCGGGCGCCGGTGAAATAACACAGGAGCAGCAGCCGGGTGAGCGTCAGGAAGAGCTGGTACTTTACGAGGCCGCTGCGAGAGAGACACGAGACAGTGACTTGTACATGAACGGCCCCTCCGTGTGCCACTCCACATGGTGGATCTATGGTGGGCATCAACGGTCCCCAGATGTAACCAGACATGACTTACAGCTGCTCTGCTCTTACCGAAAGTGCACGTGCAGCATATTACTGACAAACTCCACGTCCTTTCTGTATAATGAGTAATTTGCTGGCTTCCATAGGAAATTTGGCAACTGCAAAGCAAAAGGGAAACCGTCAGTAATGGAATAATCGTGCAGTCAGTGACTGGTCCAGAGAAACCCCACCGATAGAGAAGAACAAGAATAGGATTGGGTTCTCCAGGTGGATTTGTAGTCCGCCACCTACTAGGGACTGACCAGTGAGATTCCTAAAAGCAATGACATCCAGGAGTGCAGTGCGGGGCCCCGCGGTCCACAAAGATCTATGCGAGTGACTACATGGCCCCAGCTAGGTCTCATCTCAACTGCTCCCCTCAGAGTCGCTCTAATCTATTACAAAGAGTGAACGCTTCATCTGCTCATCcaatttaaaggaattgtccaggcTTGAAATAAAATGGcggcttttttcccccactaactgCGCCACCCTTGTCCGCAGGGTGTGCCTAGAACTACAGCTCAGCAGGATTCACTTAAGGGGGTTATCCAggtaaagataatgatgacctatccgctGGATGAGTCAgcattatcacatcagcgggggtccgagtcCCGGCTCAGATGCCCGCAGATCAGCTATTTCAAGGACCTGAATGGTGCCGAGCTGAAACTAGGACTGATGAACGGTGACGTCATATGGATTAGGAAGAGGGCGCAGCGATCACAgccgattggcgggggtcccaggagtcgagcccccgccgatctgatattgacgacctatgaCCTTTACCAGACACCCTATGGACGAGAGAAAAGCCTTCTCAGATGAGGTCGTAACACTTTATAAAGGGGTTCACCATCAGGACGCGCTGTCCACATGCTGTATTAGGAGAAACGGACGGCACGGAGGAGGGTGCCCCCTCCCTGGGACCCAACATAAGAGTTTGGGGGTCGGGGGCCGATCGATTTTCCCTACTTATGAACTCACCTCGTGCCGTAGCTTCTCGTGCATCACTGCCAAGTGCTGCTCCATGTCCGACTTGTCGCTCCCCGGGACTTGGCCGGTCCCATCCCTCCTGCTGAGTGTAAACGCTAATAACCCTTCGTGTGCTGGTGGCAGGGGTAACACCATGGCCTGGTACGGGGTCCTACAGACTCCAGGTTCAAACAAGCTTCTGAAACAGTCCAGCTGCGAACTGCTGAGGTGCCAGCACTCTGGGTCAGTAGGGCACACGTGGCTGGGCTGGGCGCGGGGTAGGTATCCTGGTAGTGGATGTGGAGGCAACGTCTGCATCAAAAAGTCCTGCGGTGGCTCTTGGGCTTTGTCCTGCTCAGGTGCTGGTGGGCGCTTCTTGGGGCCTACGGGCCGGAGGAGTGCGGACAGGGAGGGAGCTGGCGGGGGCAAAGGTCGTCTAAGAGGAGCAGGGAGGCGGGGGCAGGGCCGTAGCTCTCGGTACAAGATGGCGTCTCGAGCCTGCAAGAAAAGGAGAGGTCACTGAGGAGACGACAGAGGGGCGACTATCAGGAAATTACAAGCAGGCGGGACTACGTCTAGGgggttattttaaccccttaaagggattaagcaaatggcatttatcgtgtagagaaagttaatacaaggcaattactaatgtattgtgagtgtctatattgcctcctttgctggctggatttttcccatcatattatacactgctcgtttccatggataCGACCACCTCTACAGCACAGATACGAGGCGGTCAGgacgcctatgtgcgctcccgaaGTCCCGGCCACTAGAGAGGCCTGCAccttctcctatagtgtgcaagcacgaccaccgatactggattgcagggtggtcgtaaccatggaaacaagcagtgtatcatgtgatagaaaaatgtatccagccagcaaaggaagcaatatggacaatcacaatacattagtaaggcctctttcacacaggggcGTCCCGGGTTTGCTCCGGATGAGTCACGtgtgcacacaatttcagtcagttttgactgcgattgcgctgTTCAGTttctatcacgcgcgtgcaaaacacattgcacccgcatgatCAAAAACTGACttcggtacccagacccgaacccggacttcttcgatgttctgtagattttattattttcccttacaacatgcttttaagggaaaataatagcattcttactaTAGAATGCAAAGTACGGTataatgtccattgagggttaaaaaataaaaaaaaattaactcacctcctccacttgatcgcgcagccggcctcgtcttctttcaggacctgcaaaaggacctttgatgacgtaatcgcgctcaacacgtggtgacgtcagcgcaggtcctgctgaatgaagatagaaggatcgtcACCACgtagtgagcgcgattacgtcatcaaaggtccttttgcaggtcctgaaagaagaagaaagaagacgatggggtccggggttgctttcatcctgatcgtctcctagcaaccatgcgtgaaaaatcgcaccgcatcctcacttgctcgcggatgcgattttcacgcagacccgttcatttctatggggcctgcgttgtgtgaaaaacgcaaaatatagaacattctgcgattttcacgcaacgcacaagtgatgcgtggaaatcaccgctcatgtgcacagccccattgaagtgaacgggtccggattcagtgcgggtgcaatgcgttcacatcacgcattgcacccgcgcggaattctcgcccgtgtgaaaggggccttagggtcttgtattaacttactctacatgaaaaatgccacttgctgaagtgagacgacccctttaatgaaTGCCAAAatgccatttaaaggggttgtcctagtggcgatctagcaacccatgtcctcagctctatacacaaaataccggtgccaggttccctttaaaggtgatAAACATATGATTACGGGTGGTCTGACTGCTGAGACCCTCGCTGATCACAAAAATGGAGGTCCCCGGGCCCTGTGTGACTGAAGCTGTGGTGCCCATGTGTGTCGGCCGCTCCCTGTGTATGACACTGAAGGTGTCCTCGTCAGtgccatagaaaggaatgggagGGTGGTCGGGCACGCGCACTACAACTGCATTCAGAAAAGGGGACTTGGGgggcggggcggggggggggggggggggcgctatcCAAAAACTGAGTAGAAACGCACGGGATCTGGCTGTGAACGTAC
The Bufo bufo chromosome 8, aBufBuf1.1, whole genome shotgun sequence genome window above contains:
- the C8H6orf136 gene encoding uncharacterized protein C6orf136 homolog, giving the protein MALCVRRLRGAHGLGSRWKSGIRGAGGAAGKLQESMRARDAILYRELRPCPRLPAPLRRPLPPPAPSLSALLRPVGPKKRPPAPEQDKAQEPPQDFLMQTLPPHPLPGYLPRAQPSHVCPTDPECWHLSSSQLDCFRSLFEPGVCRTPYQAMVLPLPPAHEGLLAFTLSRRDGTGQVPGSDKSDMEQHLAVMHEKLRHELPNFLWKPANYSLYRKDVEFVSNMLHVHFRGLVKYQLFLTLTRLLLLCYFTGARISVLKLTSHPENNTIQARWSFTGLPLHGLFMYFFRTEKSELYRTYDAFSTFQLAPDGLICLHKIERVMPSSPITVTKKTILAAALLALGLGEDRPALNLLSGPKLPHEV